In the Oryza glaberrima chromosome 6, OglaRS2, whole genome shotgun sequence genome, one interval contains:
- the LOC127776494 gene encoding uncharacterized protein LOC127776494 isoform X1, translating to MASGKVVSFVGADELGVSLAASFVRSGAIVRFFVAPGGDGSATALAELGGVRCASPAEAARDAELVIVLSDTDGVDELFFGPEGIVKGLCSGAVVLIRSTMLPSHLEKLNQKLADEKKNALLDGYIFSGLSDELKQKIVVVASGRHDVTERTGQFFSGLDTAVYFVEGEFGSSSKIKLVNDLLESIHFIASIEAMFLGVRAGIHPSIIYDIISNAAGSSRIFVEIVPKLLREDSLLIDYLESSKTNAGYVMDMAKAVIFPLPLVAVSYQQLIHGCSSANGDALVSPLKVWEQSFGVNIIDAASQQIYDASKLADQLVMACKTAKTIGFIGLGAMGFGMASHLLKSGFSVIAYDVYKPTLARFTDLGGLTKDSPEEVTKDVEILVIMVANEVQAENVLYGNAGAVSVMAAGTSIILSSTVSPGFVIKLKERLEAECRDIKLVDAPVSGGVKRAAEGTLTIIASGTDEALQCTGSVLSALSEKLYVIKGGCGAASSVKMVNQLLAGVHIASAAEAMAFGARLNLRTRRLFEIIQHARGYSWMFGNRVPHMLDNDYTPYSAVDIFVKDLGIVSHESSNARIPLHVSSIAHQLFLSGSASGWGRFDDAAVVKVYETLTGVKVEGRPPMLNKEDVLSSLPAEWPEDPMDDLVSSASHNSKKILVVLDDDPTGTQTVHDIEVLTEWPVEALAEQFQKLPACFFILTNSRSMTAEKATLLVKDICRNLEAAAKSVPGVSYTVVLRGDSTLRGHFPEEADAVVSVLGEMDAWIICPFFLQGGRYTIDDIHYVADSDRLIPAGETEFAKDAAFGYKSSNLRQWVEEKTKGRISENQVSTISVNLLRKEGPNAVCQHLCSLKKGSACIVNAASERDMSVFAAGMIQAELKGKRFLCRTAASFVSARIAIKPKPPIRPTDLGLKRALTGGLIVVGSYVPKTTKQVDELRSQCEQSLRIIEVSVEMISMKSAEDRDHEISRVIELGNAYIQSRKDTLVVTSRQLITGKTPEESLEINYKVSSALVEIVRGIGSRPRYILAKGGITSSDLATKALEARRAKVMGQALAGVPLWQLGPESRHPGVPYIVFPGNVGDNSALAKVVQNWACPSRSSAKELLLNAENGGYAIGAFNVYNLEGIDAVVSAAEAEKSPAILQVHPSALKQGGVPLVSCCIAAAEHASVPITVHYDHGTSKSDLLQALEMGFDSIMVDGSHLPLGKNILYTRSISSLAHSKGMLVEAELGRLSGTEDGLTVEEYEARFTDVAQALEFIDETGIDTLAVCIGNVHGKYPPSGPNLRFDLLEDLRALTMKKGVSLVLHGASGLPHELVKECIALGVRKFNVNTEVRNSYLESLKRPEKDLIHVMASAKEAMKAVVAEKMRLFGSSGKA from the exons ATGGCGTCCGGGAAGGTCGTGTCCTtcgtcggcgccgacgagctGGGCGtgtccctcgccgcctccttcgtCCGGTCCGGGGCCATCGTCCGCTTCTTCGTCGCTCCCGGG GGTGATGGATCGGCGACGGCGCTCGCGGAGCTGGGCGGCGTCCGGTGCGCGAGCCCCGCGGAAGCCGCGCGAG ACGCTGAGCTAGTCATTGTGCTCAGTGACACGGATGGGGTTGATGAGCTGTTCTTCGGACCTGAGGGGATAGTGAAAG GACTGTGCTCGGGTGCTGTTGTATTGATTCGATCAACAATGCTGCCTAGTCATCTGGAGAAGTTGAATCAGAAGCTTGCAG ATGAGAAGAAGAATGCCCTTCTTGATGGATACATTTTTAGTGGTTTATCTGATGAATTAAAGCAAAAGATTGTT GTTGTTGCATCTGGGAGACATGATGTTACAGAAAGAACCGGGCAATTCTTCTCTG GTCTTGATACAGCAGTTTACTTTGTTGAAGGTGAATTTGGCAGTAGCAG CAAAATTAAGCTGGTTAATGATTTGCTGGAGAGCATTCATTTTATAGCATCTATTGAAGCAATGTTTCTTGGTGTTCGGGCTGGGATTCATCCATCAATTATCTATGACATAATATCGAATGCTGCCGGAAGCTCAAG AATATTCGTGGAGATCGTACCAAAGCTTTTGAGAGAGGATTCTTTGCTTATTGATTATCTAGAGTCATCCAAGACAAACGCA GGCTATGTGATGGATATGGCTAAAGCAGTAATATTCCCTTTGCCACTTGTAGCTGTTTCTTATCAACAATTAATACATG GTTGTTCATCAGCAAATGGAGATGCATTAGTCTCACCGTTGAAG GTTTGGGAACAGTCATTTGGAGTAAACATCATAGATGCTGCCAGTCAACAAATCTACGATGCAAGCAAATTAGCTGACCAGCTTGTTATGGCATGTAAAACAGCAAAAACTATCGGCTTTATTGGTCTTGGAGCTATGGGCTTTGGAATGGCATCTCATTTGCTAAAATCAGGTTTCTCCGTTATTGCTTATGAT GTATACAAGCCAACACTGGCCAGGTTTACTGATTTAGGTGGATTGACTAAAGATTCTCCTGAGGAAGTAACAAAAG ATGTGGAAATACTTGTTATCATGGTTGCAAATGAAGTTCAAGCTGAAAATGTTCTATATGGAAATGCTGGTGCTGTATCAG TAATGGCCGCTGGAACATCCATCATCCTATCTTCAACAGTTTCTCCTGGATTTGTGATTAAACTCAAGGAAAGATTAGAAG CTGAATGCCGAGACATAAAGTTGGTTGATGCTCCGGTGTCTGGTGGTGTCAAAAGGGCAGCAGAGGGGACATTAACA ATAATCGCTTCAGGAACAGATGAAGCTCTGCAGTGTACTGGCAGTGTTCTCTCAG CACTAAGTGAGAAGCTTTATGTCATCAAAGGAGGATGTGGAGCTGCAAG TTCTGTAAAGATGGTAAACCAACTTCTTGCTGGGGTTCATATAGCCTCAGCAGCTGAAGCAATGGCATTTGGTGCTCGATTAAATTTGAGGACAAGGAGACTTTTTGAAATTATTCAACATGCAAGAGGTTATTCATG GATGTTTGGAAATCGTGTGCCACACATGCTTGATAATGATTATACTCCTTATTCTGCAGTGGACATATTTGTCAAGGATCTT GGTATAGTATCTCATGAAAGCTCCAACGCAAGGATCCCACTGCATGTCTCTAGTATTGCTCATCAACTTTTTCTTTCAG GTTCTGCTTCTGGATGGGGTCGATTTGATGATGCTGCTGTTGTGAAG GTTTATGAGACATTAACTGGAGTAAAAGTTGAAGGGAGGCCTCCCATGCTTAACAAAGAAGATGTTCTGAGTTCTCTTCCTGCTGAATGGCCAGAAGATCCCATGGATGATCTTGTTTCATCTGCATCTCATAATAGCAAAAAAATTCTTGTGGTTTTGGATGATGATCCAACTGGAACCCAGACAGTTCATGATATAGAAGTTTTAACTGaatg GCCTGTTGAAGCCCTTGCAGAACAGTTTCAAAAGCTACCAGCTTGCTTTTTTATTTTGACAAACTCCCGTTCAATGACTGCGGAAAAG GCTACACTATTAGTAAAAGATATCTGCAGAAATCTTGAAGCTGCAGCTAAGTCTGTCCCTGGTGTTAGCTATACAGTGGTATTGAGAGGGGATTCCACTTTACGTGGCCATTTCCCAGAG GAAGCCGATGCAGTCGTTTCAGTGTTAGGTGAGATGGATGCTTGGATAATATGCCCATTTTTCCTTCAAGGTGGCCGCTACACTATTGATGACATTCACTATGTTGCAGATTCTGACAG ATTAATTCCTGCTGGTGAAACTGAGTTTGCAAAGGATGCAGCTTTTGGCTATAAATCTTCCAATCTCAGACAG TGGGTTGAAGAGAAGACAAAAGGACGGATTTCTGAGAACCAAGTTTCAACAATTTCTGTTAATCTCCTACGTAAAGAGGGACCGAATGCAGTCTGCCAGCATCTCTGTAGTTTGAAGAAG GGTTCTGCATGTATTGTCAATGCTGCTAGTGAGAGGGACATGTCTGTGTTTGCTGCTGGAATGATCCAG GCTGAATTGAAAGGAAAGAGATTTCTGTGCCGCACAGCTGCAAGTTTTGTGAGTGCTAGAATTGCAATAAAGCCAAAGCCACCTATTCGTCCAACTGACCTAGGTTTAAAAAGAGCTTTAACTGGAGGCCTCATTGTTGTTGGCTCTTATGTGCCAAAAACTACAAAGCAG GTTGATGAACTTAGGTCACAGTGTGAGCAATCTCTCCGAATAATAGAg GTATCTGTTGAGATGATTTCAATGAAATCGGCTGAGGATAGAGACCATGAAATTAGCCGAGTTATTGAATTGGGAAATGCTTATATACAATCCAGGAAAGACACTCTAGTTGTCACCAGCCGCCAACTCATCACAGGAAAAA CTCCTGAAGAAAGCTTAGAAATTAATTACAAAGTGAGCTCAGCCCTAGTGGAGATTGTGAGAGGGATTGGCAGTCGACCCCGTTATATTCTTGCAAAG GGAGGAATCACTTCATCCGATCTTGCTACGAAGGCTTTGGAAGCTCGGCGTGCCAAAGTAATGGGACAAGCTTTAGCTGGTGTCCCTTTATGGCAGCTTGGTCCTGAGAGTAGACATCCTGGTGTCCCTTACATTGTTTTTCCtg gtaatGTTGGTGACAACAGTGCTCTTGCAAAAGTGGTCCAGAATTGGGCTTGCCCTTCTAGAAGTTCTGCAAAAGAACTTCTCCTT AACGCAGAGAATGGTGGTTATGCCATTGGTGCTTTCAATGTATATAACCTTGAGGGAATTGATGCTGTCGTTTCAGCTGCCGAAGCCGAAAAAAGTCCTGCTATTCTGCAG GTTCATCCCAGTGCCCTGAAGCAAGGTGGAGTTCCATTGGTCTCATGTTGCATTGCTGCTGCAGAACACGCTAGT GTACCTATCACCGTTCATTATGACCATGGAACTTCCAAGTCTGATTTGCTTCAAGCTCTTGAGATG GGTTTTGATTCAATCATGGTGGACGGATCACATCTACCTTTAGGGAAGAACATCTTATACACAAGGAGCATATCTTCCTTGGCTCATTCAAAAGGCATGCTTGTAGAAGCTGAACTGGGGAGACTCTCAGGCACTGAAGATGGCTTGACAGTCGAAGAATACGAAGCAAGATTTACTGATGTTGCTCAG GCCTTGGAATTCATTGATGAAACTGGTATCGATACTCTAGCAGTATGTATTGGAAATGTTCATGGAAAATATCCCCCCAGTGGACCAAATCTCAGATTTGACTTGCTAGAG GACCTTCGTGCATTGACAATGAAGAAAGGTGTTAGCTTGGTTCTCCATGGAGCATCCGGACTGCCTCATGAACTTGTAAAG GAATGCATAGCTTTGGGGGTGAGGAAATTCAACGTGAACACGGAGGTCCGAAACAGCTACCTTGAATCCCTTAAAAGGCCAGAAAAGGACCTGATTCATGTCATGGCATCTGCTAAGGAAGCAATGAAAGCTGTTGTGGCTGAGAAAATGCGCCTGTTCGGTTCATCTGGGAAAGCTTGA
- the LOC127776494 gene encoding uncharacterized protein LOC127776494 isoform X2, with amino-acid sequence MASGKVVSFVGADELGVSLAASFVRSGAIVRFFVAPGGDGSATALAELGGVRCASPAEAARDAELVIVLSDTDGVDELFFGPEGIVKGLCSGAVVLIRSTMLPSHLEKLNQKLADEKKNALLDGYIFSGLSDELKQKIVVVASGRHDVTERTGQFFSGLDTAVYFVEGEFGSSSKIKLVNDLLESIHFIASIEAMFLGVRAGIHPSIIYDIISNAAGSSRIFVEIVPKLLREDSLLIDYLESSKTNAGYVMDMAKAVIFPLPLVAVSYQQLIHGCSSANGDALVSPLKVWEQSFGVNIIDAASQQIYDASKLADQLVMACKTAKTIGFIGLGAMGFGMASHLLKSGFSVIAYDVYKPTLARFTDLGGLTKDSPEEVTKDVEILVIMVANEVQAENVLYGNAGAVSVMAAGTSIILSSTVSPGFVIKLKERLEAECRDIKLVDAPVSGGVKRAAEGTLTIIASGTDEALQCTGSVLSALSEKLYVIKGGCGAASSVKMVNQLLAGVHIASAAEAMAFGARLNLRTRRLFEIIQHARGYSWMFGNRVPHMLDNDYTPYSAVDIFVKDLGIVSHESSNARIPLHVSSIAHQLFLSGSASGWGRFDDAAVVKVYETLTGVKVEGRPPMLNKEDVLSSLPAEWPEDPMDDLVSSASHNSKKILVVLDDDPTGTQTVHDIEVLTEWPVEALAEQFQKLPACFFILTNSRSMTAEKATLLVKDICRNLEAAAKSVPGVSYTVVLRGDSTLRGHFPEEADAVVSVLGEMDAWIICPFFLQGGRYTIDDIHYVADSDRLIPAGETEFAKDAAFGYKSSNLRQWVEEKTKGRISENQVSTISVNLLRKEGPNAVCQHLCSLKKGSACIVNAASERDMSVFAAGMIQAELKGKRFLCRTAASFVSARIAIKPKPPIRPTDLGLKRALTGGLIVVGSYVPKTTKQVDELRSQCEQSLRIIEVSVEMISMKSAEDRDHEISRVIELGNAYIQSRKDTLVVTSRQLITGKTPEESLEINYKVSSALVEIVRGIGSRPRYILAKGGITSSDLATKALEARRAKVMGQALAGVPLWQLGPESRHPGVPYIVFPGNVGDNSALAKVVQNWACPSRSSAKELLLNAENGGYAIGAFNVYNLEGIDAVVSAAEAEKSPAILQVHPSALKQGGVPLVSCCIAAAEHASVPITVHYDHGTSKSDLLQALEMVCMVLIQSWWTDHIYL; translated from the exons ATGGCGTCCGGGAAGGTCGTGTCCTtcgtcggcgccgacgagctGGGCGtgtccctcgccgcctccttcgtCCGGTCCGGGGCCATCGTCCGCTTCTTCGTCGCTCCCGGG GGTGATGGATCGGCGACGGCGCTCGCGGAGCTGGGCGGCGTCCGGTGCGCGAGCCCCGCGGAAGCCGCGCGAG ACGCTGAGCTAGTCATTGTGCTCAGTGACACGGATGGGGTTGATGAGCTGTTCTTCGGACCTGAGGGGATAGTGAAAG GACTGTGCTCGGGTGCTGTTGTATTGATTCGATCAACAATGCTGCCTAGTCATCTGGAGAAGTTGAATCAGAAGCTTGCAG ATGAGAAGAAGAATGCCCTTCTTGATGGATACATTTTTAGTGGTTTATCTGATGAATTAAAGCAAAAGATTGTT GTTGTTGCATCTGGGAGACATGATGTTACAGAAAGAACCGGGCAATTCTTCTCTG GTCTTGATACAGCAGTTTACTTTGTTGAAGGTGAATTTGGCAGTAGCAG CAAAATTAAGCTGGTTAATGATTTGCTGGAGAGCATTCATTTTATAGCATCTATTGAAGCAATGTTTCTTGGTGTTCGGGCTGGGATTCATCCATCAATTATCTATGACATAATATCGAATGCTGCCGGAAGCTCAAG AATATTCGTGGAGATCGTACCAAAGCTTTTGAGAGAGGATTCTTTGCTTATTGATTATCTAGAGTCATCCAAGACAAACGCA GGCTATGTGATGGATATGGCTAAAGCAGTAATATTCCCTTTGCCACTTGTAGCTGTTTCTTATCAACAATTAATACATG GTTGTTCATCAGCAAATGGAGATGCATTAGTCTCACCGTTGAAG GTTTGGGAACAGTCATTTGGAGTAAACATCATAGATGCTGCCAGTCAACAAATCTACGATGCAAGCAAATTAGCTGACCAGCTTGTTATGGCATGTAAAACAGCAAAAACTATCGGCTTTATTGGTCTTGGAGCTATGGGCTTTGGAATGGCATCTCATTTGCTAAAATCAGGTTTCTCCGTTATTGCTTATGAT GTATACAAGCCAACACTGGCCAGGTTTACTGATTTAGGTGGATTGACTAAAGATTCTCCTGAGGAAGTAACAAAAG ATGTGGAAATACTTGTTATCATGGTTGCAAATGAAGTTCAAGCTGAAAATGTTCTATATGGAAATGCTGGTGCTGTATCAG TAATGGCCGCTGGAACATCCATCATCCTATCTTCAACAGTTTCTCCTGGATTTGTGATTAAACTCAAGGAAAGATTAGAAG CTGAATGCCGAGACATAAAGTTGGTTGATGCTCCGGTGTCTGGTGGTGTCAAAAGGGCAGCAGAGGGGACATTAACA ATAATCGCTTCAGGAACAGATGAAGCTCTGCAGTGTACTGGCAGTGTTCTCTCAG CACTAAGTGAGAAGCTTTATGTCATCAAAGGAGGATGTGGAGCTGCAAG TTCTGTAAAGATGGTAAACCAACTTCTTGCTGGGGTTCATATAGCCTCAGCAGCTGAAGCAATGGCATTTGGTGCTCGATTAAATTTGAGGACAAGGAGACTTTTTGAAATTATTCAACATGCAAGAGGTTATTCATG GATGTTTGGAAATCGTGTGCCACACATGCTTGATAATGATTATACTCCTTATTCTGCAGTGGACATATTTGTCAAGGATCTT GGTATAGTATCTCATGAAAGCTCCAACGCAAGGATCCCACTGCATGTCTCTAGTATTGCTCATCAACTTTTTCTTTCAG GTTCTGCTTCTGGATGGGGTCGATTTGATGATGCTGCTGTTGTGAAG GTTTATGAGACATTAACTGGAGTAAAAGTTGAAGGGAGGCCTCCCATGCTTAACAAAGAAGATGTTCTGAGTTCTCTTCCTGCTGAATGGCCAGAAGATCCCATGGATGATCTTGTTTCATCTGCATCTCATAATAGCAAAAAAATTCTTGTGGTTTTGGATGATGATCCAACTGGAACCCAGACAGTTCATGATATAGAAGTTTTAACTGaatg GCCTGTTGAAGCCCTTGCAGAACAGTTTCAAAAGCTACCAGCTTGCTTTTTTATTTTGACAAACTCCCGTTCAATGACTGCGGAAAAG GCTACACTATTAGTAAAAGATATCTGCAGAAATCTTGAAGCTGCAGCTAAGTCTGTCCCTGGTGTTAGCTATACAGTGGTATTGAGAGGGGATTCCACTTTACGTGGCCATTTCCCAGAG GAAGCCGATGCAGTCGTTTCAGTGTTAGGTGAGATGGATGCTTGGATAATATGCCCATTTTTCCTTCAAGGTGGCCGCTACACTATTGATGACATTCACTATGTTGCAGATTCTGACAG ATTAATTCCTGCTGGTGAAACTGAGTTTGCAAAGGATGCAGCTTTTGGCTATAAATCTTCCAATCTCAGACAG TGGGTTGAAGAGAAGACAAAAGGACGGATTTCTGAGAACCAAGTTTCAACAATTTCTGTTAATCTCCTACGTAAAGAGGGACCGAATGCAGTCTGCCAGCATCTCTGTAGTTTGAAGAAG GGTTCTGCATGTATTGTCAATGCTGCTAGTGAGAGGGACATGTCTGTGTTTGCTGCTGGAATGATCCAG GCTGAATTGAAAGGAAAGAGATTTCTGTGCCGCACAGCTGCAAGTTTTGTGAGTGCTAGAATTGCAATAAAGCCAAAGCCACCTATTCGTCCAACTGACCTAGGTTTAAAAAGAGCTTTAACTGGAGGCCTCATTGTTGTTGGCTCTTATGTGCCAAAAACTACAAAGCAG GTTGATGAACTTAGGTCACAGTGTGAGCAATCTCTCCGAATAATAGAg GTATCTGTTGAGATGATTTCAATGAAATCGGCTGAGGATAGAGACCATGAAATTAGCCGAGTTATTGAATTGGGAAATGCTTATATACAATCCAGGAAAGACACTCTAGTTGTCACCAGCCGCCAACTCATCACAGGAAAAA CTCCTGAAGAAAGCTTAGAAATTAATTACAAAGTGAGCTCAGCCCTAGTGGAGATTGTGAGAGGGATTGGCAGTCGACCCCGTTATATTCTTGCAAAG GGAGGAATCACTTCATCCGATCTTGCTACGAAGGCTTTGGAAGCTCGGCGTGCCAAAGTAATGGGACAAGCTTTAGCTGGTGTCCCTTTATGGCAGCTTGGTCCTGAGAGTAGACATCCTGGTGTCCCTTACATTGTTTTTCCtg gtaatGTTGGTGACAACAGTGCTCTTGCAAAAGTGGTCCAGAATTGGGCTTGCCCTTCTAGAAGTTCTGCAAAAGAACTTCTCCTT AACGCAGAGAATGGTGGTTATGCCATTGGTGCTTTCAATGTATATAACCTTGAGGGAATTGATGCTGTCGTTTCAGCTGCCGAAGCCGAAAAAAGTCCTGCTATTCTGCAG GTTCATCCCAGTGCCCTGAAGCAAGGTGGAGTTCCATTGGTCTCATGTTGCATTGCTGCTGCAGAACACGCTAGT GTACCTATCACCGTTCATTATGACCATGGAACTTCCAAGTCTGATTTGCTTCAAGCTCTTGAGATGGTGTGCAT GGTTTTGATTCAATCATGGTGGACGGATCACATCTACCTTTAG